The Stieleria maiorica genome includes the window CTCGCCCATCCCAGCCACCGTGCCCAACGCAGCCGCCAACCAAATCGAGCTGGCTGTCGTGAGTCCCTTGATCTTCACTTCGTTGCTGAGTTTTAGGATCGTCCCCGCACCTAGGAAGCCGATTCCCGCTGCAATCCCTTGTATCACGCGTGTGACATCGTTTGAGTCATCCGGCGTGGTCGTGATTGCCGCGATCGTAAAGATGGCTGCACCTAGTGAGACCATCATGTGCGTTCGAATGCCGGCCCACTGACCGCGCAATTGACGCTCTAGCCCCAGCAAGCCTCCAAGTATCACAGCGACGATCAGCCGCAGACAATCCGCGCCGAACTTTTGGAAGGCTTCGTGGTTGAGCAACCACTCCATCATCCGACCGCCTCCGCTTTGACTGCCTGTTTCGATTCTGGCGTGCGAACAATGGTAGTTCGCACGCTCGATGCATCAGCAGTCGAGGTGACGGGGATTTCAGGAACGGCCACTGTGAAGGTCAGACCATGGTTCGTTTGAATGGTCACCGTGACGGAATTCAGATCGCTGGACACGATTACTACTTTTGAAAAAGAGACAAAGAAAGGGTTTGTCGGAGGCGTTCCAGAACTCACTGGCTCCAACGATAAAAAAAGGCGAGGCTGACCGCTGGGATCGAATTAAAACTATCCCTGAAGGTGCGATTCGAGGAAGTAAAGACTCTTGTTGACTTCACGAGTGATCTCGGTAAACAAATCCGCGGTGACCGCATCGTTTTCGTCTTCGGCTCGTTTGATGGCGGCACGTGACGACGCGCCGTACGCAGCGAATCGATCCGCCATCGCAACGACAAATTCCTTGCCATCGGTCATCTCGATCGGCAGTTCATCAATCTGCGAGTTCGTTGCCGCCAGTCTTGCGGTACCGCGTGCCAAGCCGCCCAACGCAGTCGCCCGCTCGGCGATGTCATCTGCGTAACGATCAAAGTTGGCGGCTAGATCGTCGAACAGCACGTGCAATGACATGAACTTCATTCCTTTCACGTTCCAGTGAGCCTGCTTGATCTGCGAGTACAGGTCGAACGTGTCGGCAAGCTGCTGATTTAACAGGTCGATCATCGGTTCACGCGAACACAGGGGGATGTCGATCCGAGTCTCGAGTTCCGTTGCGGTTGCCATGCTCATGATTTGTTTCCTCATTTCGATCCGGGATATCGGTTGCGGGTCGCCCGTTGCTGACGCCGCTGAACGTCATCCCATCAATGCAGGTTCCGTTCCAATCAGTGGTTGGGGGCGAGAATGACGCAAGCTGCCCAGCAACAGAAGGATTCGGTGTGCATCGACCGATCGACAGCGTCAACCTGCGGCTTGAAGCGTCAACTCCAGGAGACACTTTTCGCGGTAGATTGGTACTTCCGTGTCGCTTTCGTAGGGCCGAGGTGGTAGGCGGCTGGAGCAACACGAGAATCCGACCCGGCCAACAGGCTAACGTGCGAGTTAATGTCGAACTTGCTTGGTCCAGCGTTTGCATGCGGTTGTGCAGTAAGCGTCGGCGAAGTGTCGACCTTGTTTCTTTCAAACTGATGTCAATGAAATGAACATGCAAACCGAACAACGCAAACAAACTACACGCCAATACAACTTCGCGACAATCAAACCACTCAAACTGATGCATGCGGTCGTCTTCGACAACTACGGCGGCGCCAGCGTTCTGCGCACGGGGGTGGTTGAGGTTCCGCGACGACTGCCAGGCCAGCTTCTGATTCATGTGGAGGCGTCGAGCGTGAATCCGATCGACTACCGGCTTCGCAGGGGCGAGTTGAAAGGGTTGCTATTGTTCGGGTTTCCTAGAGTTCCCGGATACGACGTTGCCGGTCAGATCGTGGATTGTGATCCGGATGCTCCCTTCAAGCCCGGTGATCGAGTGATGGCGTATCTCAACCACCTTCGTGGGGGAGCTTGTGCCGAGTTTGTTGTTTGCCCGATTGATGTGGCAGCAAAAATCCCTGACACGATGCCGATGCAGGAAGCGGCCGCGATCCCACTGGCAGGGACGACCGCGCTCCAGTCACTTCGTGATCATGGGCAGATCGCTCCCGGAAAACGGGTGCTCATCAACGGAGCGAGTGGTGGCGTGGGAGCTTTCGCCATTCAAATTGCGAAACGCTACGAAGCACACGTCACCGCGATTGCCAGTGGTTCCAATGAGGATTTCTGCATCGACCTCGGCGCGGATCGTTTCTACGACTACTCCGAAGTTGATTACACCAACTTAGGTGAACAGTGGGATCTGATTTTCGACGTCGCAGGGAAATCTGGTTATCTGGACGCACGTCGTGTGCTTTCCGAAGGCGGGCGCTATGTTTCAACCGAACCCAATGCGATCGAGATGTTCATGACAGTCGTGACGTGGCCATTGTCGAAGTCCGGGACCGTGATGCTGGCCAAACCTTCGGCCGCTGATCTCCGTGAGCTAATCGAACTCTACGAACTCGGTAAACTGAAGGTAACGATCGACAGTGTGTTTTCAATGAACCAGGCCGCCGATGCGCATCGCCGCGTCGAAGCAGGCGTCGACCACGGAAAAGTCGTGCTGGTGAACCGATTTTAGTGGGTGGACCCATCAAGACCATTGGCGCTGAGTGACGATGAGAAGCCATCGCACCAATGCCAAGCCAAGGATCGCCGAGCCGTTGCGGGACCAATGTTGCGTTTCGGAGAAAGAACGGTGCCAGGGCACGATAAAGAAACGCCTAACGAAAAGTGCAACGCATGATGATTGAAGCAGCAGTGTTTGACATGGACGGTTTGATGATTGACTCGCAGCCCTATTGGCAAGATGCCCAATTGGCGGTCTTTCCCCCGCTTGGCGTCACCATTACCCGCCAAGACACGATCGACACGACAGGAATGCGAGTCGATGAGCTTGTCCAAAGGTGCTACGAAAGGTCGCCTTGGGATTCGGTCAGCCGCGAAGTCGTCTGCGACCGAATCGTCGACCGTGTGATTGAACGAGTGCGAGCGCACAAGCCCGCGATGCCTGGATTGAACCAGGCGATTGACGTTTGCCAACAGGCAGGATTGAAACTCGCAGTCGCTTCGTCGTCACCGATGACGTTGATCCAGGCGACGATCGATGCGCTCGATCTGAATGACGTTTTCGAAGTGATCGTATCAGGTGCTCAATTACGGTACTCGAAGCCTCATCCCGAAGTTTACCTGAACGCCGGTGACGCACTGGGCGTCCAGCCCCAGCGGTGTCTTGCGTTGGAGGACTCGTTTATTGGGCTACTGGCCGCCAAAGCAGCTCAGATGAAAACGATCGTGATTCCCGAAACGGCCGCCGCAAATCAAAACCACTTCGTCATCGCCGATCGCCAACTCACCTCGTTGCAGGAATTGACCGTAGACCTGCTGAATTCTTTTTAAGACCGGTAGAATGAATCGGCGATCGTCGGCACGTCTACTCCTGAAATATGAAGTTGGCGATTAACGAAGTACGGAAGGCCCAAATGATCGACATTTTGGATGAAGTATCAAACTCGTGGAGTGTCGTTGTTCCGACTGTTTTGACCGCACTCGAATTGGGCGGGTTGGTCTCGGCATGGCACGCCATCAATAAGGTACGCACATCGCAGGGCGCCGTGGCATGGGCCGTCGGGCTCGTCGCGTTGCCGATTTTGGTTCTGCCGTTGTACTGGGTGTTTGGTCGAAACCGGTTTGCGGGCTACCGGGAAGCCATTCGTGTTGTCGAACAACAGCACAAAGATTCAGTCGAAGCCGCTCGGCGGGCGTTGTACAAGGGTAAGATTGCCGCGATTTCATCGACCGAGTCTGTGTTGGGCGGCCTTGCCGATATCCTCGGCGCTCCGGTGAGCCACGGCAACCGTTTCGAGTTGCTGATTGACGGTGGTCCGTTTTTTGAACGACTTTTGCAGCAGATCGCTTCGGCCCAGCGGTACGTTTATGCTCAATTCTACATCATCCGCGATGACGAACTTGGGAATCAGTTCGCCGACGCCTTGTGCGAGCGAGCTCGCGCCGGATGCGCCGTCCGATTGCTGTACGACGAGATCGGCTCCGTGACGCTTTCAGCTCGATACCTGCAAAAACTTCGAGACGGCGGTGTCGACGTTCATGCTTTCAATACTCGGCAAGGTTGGATCAACCGATTCCAATTGAACTTCCGCAATCATCGTAAGTCGTTAGTGGTCGATGGCCGGCGCACGATCGTCGGCGGCCTGAATGTTGGTGACGAATATCTGGGGCGTGTTGACTGGACAACGCGATGGCGTGACACCGGGCTTTTTGTCGACGGACCTGTTGCGCAGACAGTGCAAGCGGTGTTTGCGAAAGACTATTATTGGGCCACGCGTTCGGATTTGCCCGAAGCGGTTTGGGTTAATGACTCAAATCAGCGAGAGACGACCGACGTAGCGGACGAGGCGACCACCGCTTCCCCACCCGAACACACCAGCGGGTCGGCGAGCGGCTTTGCGACCGGTCCCACCGACCAACTCGACCGTGCAACGATGATGTTCGCGGCAGCAGCCGGTTGCAGCAAACACCGGCTTTGGATCAGCACGCCGTATTTTGTACCCGATGAAACCTGCATCAACGCTTTATCGATGGCACTGGCCCGAGGCATCGATGTGCGGATCATCGTGCCAACTCAAACTGACCAATGGCTCGCCCACCTCGCCGGTTTCTATTACGAGGAACTGTTCGAGTCGATCGGAATTCCCGTCTATCGATACAAGGATGGTTTTCTCCATCAGAAGTGTGTACTGGTGGACGATCAGCTTGTTCTGATCGGATCAACCAACCTGGACAACCGTTCGCTGTACCTCAAT containing:
- a CDS encoding NAD(P)-dependent alcohol dehydrogenase produces the protein MNMQTEQRKQTTRQYNFATIKPLKLMHAVVFDNYGGASVLRTGVVEVPRRLPGQLLIHVEASSVNPIDYRLRRGELKGLLLFGFPRVPGYDVAGQIVDCDPDAPFKPGDRVMAYLNHLRGGACAEFVVCPIDVAAKIPDTMPMQEAAAIPLAGTTALQSLRDHGQIAPGKRVLINGASGGVGAFAIQIAKRYEAHVTAIASGSNEDFCIDLGADRFYDYSEVDYTNLGEQWDLIFDVAGKSGYLDARRVLSEGGRYVSTEPNAIEMFMTVVTWPLSKSGTVMLAKPSAADLRELIELYELGKLKVTIDSVFSMNQAADAHRRVEAGVDHGKVVLVNRF
- the cls gene encoding cardiolipin synthase, producing the protein MIDILDEVSNSWSVVVPTVLTALELGGLVSAWHAINKVRTSQGAVAWAVGLVALPILVLPLYWVFGRNRFAGYREAIRVVEQQHKDSVEAARRALYKGKIAAISSTESVLGGLADILGAPVSHGNRFELLIDGGPFFERLLQQIASAQRYVYAQFYIIRDDELGNQFADALCERARAGCAVRLLYDEIGSVTLSARYLQKLRDGGVDVHAFNTRQGWINRFQLNFRNHRKSLVVDGRRTIVGGLNVGDEYLGRVDWTTRWRDTGLFVDGPVAQTVQAVFAKDYYWATRSDLPEAVWVNDSNQRETTDVADEATTASPPEHTSGSASGFATGPTDQLDRATMMFAAAAGCSKHRLWISTPYFVPDETCINALSMALARGIDVRIIVPTQTDQWLAHLAGFYYEELFESIGIPVYRYKDGFLHQKCVLVDDQLVLIGSTNLDNRSLYLNFELMLAADEPKLIRQVAEMLQQDFKDSVRADPRRSRLRPWYVRIGTVLARLFSPVL
- the hxpB gene encoding hexitol phosphatase HxpB, which codes for MMIEAAVFDMDGLMIDSQPYWQDAQLAVFPPLGVTITRQDTIDTTGMRVDELVQRCYERSPWDSVSREVVCDRIVDRVIERVRAHKPAMPGLNQAIDVCQQAGLKLAVASSSPMTLIQATIDALDLNDVFEVIVSGAQLRYSKPHPEVYLNAGDALGVQPQRCLALEDSFIGLLAAKAAQMKTIVIPETAAANQNHFVIADRQLTSLQELTVDLLNSF
- the dps gene encoding DNA starvation/stationary phase protection protein Dps, which codes for MSMATATELETRIDIPLCSREPMIDLLNQQLADTFDLYSQIKQAHWNVKGMKFMSLHVLFDDLAANFDRYADDIAERATALGGLARGTARLAATNSQIDELPIEMTDGKEFVVAMADRFAAYGASSRAAIKRAEDENDAVTADLFTEITREVNKSLYFLESHLQG
- a CDS encoding MgtC/SapB family protein, encoding MMEWLLNHEAFQKFGADCLRLIVAVILGGLLGLERQLRGQWAGIRTHMMVSLGAAIFTIAAITTTPDDSNDVTRVIQGIAAGIGFLGAGTILKLSNEVKIKGLTTASSIWLAAALGTVAGMGEYALAAAAGLISIMVLASLRPITKVIGKEHVTETESSDVRQFES